A single Triticum dicoccoides isolate Atlit2015 ecotype Zavitan chromosome 2A, WEW_v2.0, whole genome shotgun sequence DNA region contains:
- the LOC119359132 gene encoding uncharacterized protein LOC119359132, whose protein sequence is MPHHHGALPDEEAPSPRPSAAGCYTFLRSAASRRGHGHGYRRLESASVDVVRVEVGTTAKARSVFHVDPAVLEAEPVRRLLAAAGRRTAGGAVAVAVDALLFEHLLWLAATDGAAADDLSEIVEFYSEEEEDEEHHDDGHGFKLKR, encoded by the coding sequence ATGCCTCACCACCACGGCGCGCTCCCCGACGAGGAGGCCCCGTCGCCGCGGCCCTCCGCCGCCGGCTGCTACACCTTCCTCCGCTCGGCCGCCTCCCGCCGCGGCCACGGCCACGGATACCGGCGCCTCGAGTCGGCGTCCGTCGACGTGGTGAGGGTGGAGGTGGGCACGACGGCAAAGGCGAGGAGCGTGTTCCACGTGGACCCGGCAGTACTGGAGGCCGAGCCAGTGCGCCGGCTGCTGGCCGCGGCTGGGCGCCGGACCGCtggcggcgcggtggcggtggcCGTGGACGCGCTGCTGTTCGAGCACCTGCTCTGGCTGGCCGCCACCGACGGCGCGGCCGCCGACGACCTGTCGGAGATCGTGGAGTTCtactcggaggaggaggaggacgaggagcaccACGACGACGGCCACGGGTTCAAGCTCAAGCGCTAG
- the LOC119353710 gene encoding very-long-chain aldehyde decarbonylase GL1-9: MVPWEGYVSDETMGTFAPILLYWVYAGGYQLVLHRRPLERYRLHTRAEEEDKNLVALPAVVRGVLLQQLVQAIVAMILFMITSDNSTVLVQPSMVVQSFQFLVAMLVMDTWQYFVHRYMHQNKFLYRHIHSQHHRLIVPYAIGALYNHPLEGLLLDTLGGAMSFLVSGMTPRTAVFFFCFAVLKTVDDHCGLWLPYNIFQHLFQNNTAYHDIHHQLQGTKYNYSQPFFSIWDRILGTHMAYDLVSRKEGGFEARPLRD, from the exons ATGGTGCCGTGGGAAGGCTACGTGAGCGACGAGACCATGGGCACCTTCGCGCCCATCCTGCTCTACTGGGTCTACGCCGGCGGCTACCAGCTCGTCCTGCACCGCCGCCCGCTCGAGCGCTACAGGCTCCACACgcgggccgaggaggaggacaagaACCTCGTCGCCCTCCCCGCCGTCGTGCGCGGCGTGCTCCTGCAGCAGCTCGTGCAGGCCATCGTCGCCATGATCCTCTTCATG ATTACTTCAGATAATTCAACGGTTCTAGTCCAGCCATCTATGGTGGTTCAGTCGTTTCAGTTCTTGGTTGCAATGCTGGTGATGGACACATGGCAGTATTTCGTGCACCGCTACATGCATCAGAACAAATTCCTTTACCGACATATCCACTCACAACATCACCGGCTGATCGTTCCTTACGCTATCGGGGCTCTCTACAACCACCCACTGGAGGGGCTCCTATTGGACACTTTAGGTGGTGCTATGTCCTTCTTGGTCTCCGGTATGACGCCAAGGACCGCCGTATTCTTCTTCTGTTTTGCGGTACTCAAGACGGTTGATGATCACTGTGGACTTTGGTTGCCATATAACATCttccagcacttgttccaaaataacACGGCGTACCATGATATTCACCATCAGCTCCAAGGCACAAAGTACAATTACTCTCAGCCGTTCTTCTCAATATGGGACAGAATCCTAGGAACCCACATGGCCTACGACCTAGTGAGCCGCAAGGAAGGGGGGTTCGAAGCGAGGCCATTGCGAGACTAG